In Zonotrichia leucophrys gambelii isolate GWCS_2022_RI chromosome 14, RI_Zleu_2.0, whole genome shotgun sequence, a single window of DNA contains:
- the CCP110 gene encoding centriolar coiled-coil protein of 110 kDa isoform X2: MKMEDYEIFCRKHLSRIQEEAIKGKPSLTVQNKNVSLIQFYGVPVLSPLLSLEEKKKIQQYKEKALELESRKRESRKKALLSRVQEIVENVQIKKGYSMSGVNTSKAESSCPGLDSKALADFTAPSDIISSACAPERQCSMIREKTSGLRPSGTAGQMASIGTEVVKAAEEKVSSKPGESRFLEDAPCPRAASPDKVCNKVPSHALQKQEGRVGSPSDEDVQDPCVMSLQNLIKKSREYIEKEQSKRTSKGNSKRSTSESHSDKENDGVKTTDSVKERAKLTGRSCTAQTLDKPSLNKSNTLLHCASTHTNNTSMSTLSSFSKVDIPMRVGTPPLVDSDSDEELKKNSVFERDSSIVRSLTGSYAKLPSPEPSMSPKMHRRRPRPLSMGHIIINNPVNAYELSPKGKGRTMDLIMQDIADKNNVSESVPKFMVDFAAVCPGRVPGVSRNALGPCDGLGAGKAKRHSFGLFESRGAVAAMLEGQVVMDTRGPYKVESSPSLAPSKVKEPFAISQSAVTQKILAVNEMKAAALAETTKCNSPVELNKSYDVENPSPLLLQSKNVRQQLDNTPNVSSANEQFPENYEKVKRRLDLDADNCQKENSSCVLRVGMEEQEKQWLQEQKYPVGSVYITKNAVLENMTKESILKANELTFEEVKKRLEEQHAQQLSILIAEQEREQEELKELEEKKRNSKGEKVTTTEIEISKVNINSRMELEWRKKSEGGLLESVQSQLETVHNTNSTSIGFAHTTPNTFSSTSEASFYLWGPSGSGVIKTSVCRPSNRIKTRWIPVFNPEIQMKFDKITAVAKGFLTRRLLQTEKLKHLKQTVKDTLEFLKNFQSEAPLRRGTVSAQDASLHERVMAQLRAALYDIHDIFFTMGASERMNILRHDREVRKEKMLRQMDKVKSPRERMTLSTATQKSLDRKKFMKASEMGMPSKKIIIKQKTPQNRILQPNQGQNAPVHRLLCRQGSICRKNPKKEAKCCDNLRRQHSLG, from the exons ATGAAGATGGAGGACTATGAAATATTCTGTAGGAAGCATCTTTCCAGAATCCAAGAAGAGGCAATAAAAGGAAAACCTTCTTTGACTGTTCAGAACAAAAATGTCTCCCTCATTCAATTCTATGGAGTTCCTGTGCTTTCCCCTCTG CTCAGccttgaagagaaaaagaaaatacagcagtaTAAGGAGAAAGCACTGGAGCTAGAGAGCAGGAAACGGGAGTCCCGGAAAAAAGCTTTACTGAGTCGTGTTCAGGAGATTGTAGAAAATGTCCAG ataaaGAAAGGATATAGCATGAGTGGTGTGAACACATCAAAGGCTGAGAGTTCTTGCCCTGGTTTGGATTCAAAGGCTTTGGCTGACTTCACAGCTCCATCAGATATCATCAGTTCAGCATGTGCTCCTGAAAGGCAGTGTTCCATGATCCGGGAAAAGACATCAGGACTTAGACCATCAGGTACTGCAGGGCAAATGGCATCAATTGGGACAGAAGTAGttaaagcagcagaagaaaaagtttcttcaAAGCCAGGTGAGAGTCGCTTCTTGGAAGATGCGCCGTGTCCGAGGGCTGCATCTCCTGACAAGGTGTGTAACAAGGTCCCATCTCATGCTCTGCAGAAGCAGGAGGGACGAGTGGGGTCACCATCAGATGAGGATGTCCAAGATCCATGTGTAATGAGTCTTCAGAACCTGATAAAGAAGTCTAGGGAGTACATAGAGAAAGAGCAGAGCAAGCGTACCTCCAAAGGCAATTCAAAGAGGAGTACGAGTGAAAGCCATTCAGATAAAGAAAATGATGGTGTTAAAACAACTGACTCTGTCAAAGAGAGGGCAAAGCTTACAGGCAGAAGTTGCACTGCCCAGACACTTGATAAACCCAGTCTTAATAAATCAAATACCCTTCTCCACTGTGCCTCTACTCATACAAATAACACAAGTATGTCCACTTTATCCAGTTTCTCTAAAGTAGACATACCTATGAGAGTTGGAACACCCCCTTTGGTGGATTCAGATTCAGATGAGGAATTGAAAAAGAATTCTGTGTTTGAGCGTGACAGTAGCATTGTCAGGAGCCTCACAGGCTCTTATGCCAAATTGCCAAGCCCAGAGCCAAGCATGAGCCCTAAGATGCACCGACGGCGCCCCAGACCTTTATCCATGGGACACATCATTATAAACAACCCTGTGAATGCTTATGAGCTAAGTCCTAAAGGTAAGGGTAGAACAATGGATTTAATCATGCAAGATATTGCAGATAAAAACAATGTGTCTGAATCGGTGCCAAAGTTCATGGTGGACTTTGCtgcagtgtgccctggcagggttCCAGGTGTCAGCAGGAATGCTTTAGGGCCCTGTGacgggctgggggctggcaaAGCAAAGCGCCATTCCTTCGGGCTCTttgagagcagaggagcagtggcGGCTATGCTGGAAGGACAGGTGGTGATGGACACCAGAGGGCCATACAAAGTAGAGAGCAGTCCTAGCTTGGCACCTTCAAAAGTGAAGGAGCCCTTTGCCATCAGTCAGTCTGCAGTGACACAGAAGATCCTGGCTGTGAATGAaatgaaagcagctgctttggcaGAAACCACGAAATGTAATTCTCCAGTGGAACTCAATAAATCTTACGACGTGGAAAATCCATCTCCACTACTGCTGCAGAGCAAGAATGTGCGACAGCAGCTGGATAATACTCCAAATGTTTCCTCAGCAAATGAGCAGTTCCCAGAAAATTATGAAAAGGTAAAACGTAGACTTGATTTGGATGCTGACAACtgccaaaaagaaaacagttccTGTGTTCTCAGAGTTGGAATGGAAGAACAAGAGAAGCAGTGGTTGCAAGAACAGAAATATCCCGTGGGATCAGTTTACATCACCAAGAATGCAGTCCTTGAAAATATGACAAAAG aaagtattttaaaagctaaCGAGCTGACCTTTGAAGAAGTGAAAAAGAGACTTGAAGAACAGCATGCACAACAACTGTCAATTCTGATAGCTGAACAAGAGAGAGAACAGGAGGAATTGAAG GAactggaagagaagaagagaaattcaAAAGGAGAGAAGGTTACTacaacagaaatagaaatttcCAAAGTGAATATTAACAGCAGGATGGAGTTggagtggaggaaaaaaagtgaaggtGGCTTGCTGGAAAGTGTGCAGTCTCAGCTGGAGACAGTCCATAACACAAACTCCACCAGCATTG gtTTTGCTCATACAACACCCAACACCTTTTCTTCAACAAGTGAAGCTTCATTCTATCTCTGGGGACCCTCAGGTAGTGGAGTTATAAAGACCTCAGTGTGCAGGCCAAGTAATAGGATCAAAACTAGGTGGATTCCG gttttcaaTCCAGAGATACAGATGAAGTTTGACAAGATCACAGCAGTGGCAAAGGGATTTCTCACTCGTAGACTCCTGCagacagaaaagctgaaacatCTTAAGCAAACTGTAAAA GATACTCTGGAGTTCCTAAAAAATTTTCAGTCTGAAGCCCCATTGAGAAGAGGAACTGTGTCAGCACAAGATGCATCCCTTCACGAAAGAGTAATGGCTCAG CTGCGGGCTGCTCTGTATGACATCCATGACATCTTTTTCACCATGGGCGCGTCGGAGAGAATGAACATCCTGCGGCACGATCGCGAAGTCCGGAAAGAGAAGATGCTCAGGCAAATG GATAAAGTAAAGAGCCCAAGAGAGCGAATGACACTTTCAACAGCCACACAGAAATCTCTGGACAGGAAAAAGTTCATGAA GGCTTCAGAAATGGGAATGccaagtaaaaaaataatcataaaacaaaaaactcctCAAAATCG CATACTTCAACCAAACCAAGGACAGAATGCTCCAGTTCACAGACTGCTTTGCAGACAAGG GAGCATATGCAGGAAGAACCCAAAGAAAGAAGCCAAATGTTGTGATAATTTAAGAAGACAACATTCACTGGGATAA
- the CCP110 gene encoding centriolar coiled-coil protein of 110 kDa isoform X1, with amino-acid sequence MKMEDYEIFCRKHLSRIQEEAIKGKPSLTVQNKNVSLIQFYGVPVLSPLLSLEEKKKIQQYKEKALELESRKRESRKKALLSRVQEIVENVQIKKGYSMSGVNTSKAESSCPGLDSKALADFTAPSDIISSACAPERQCSMIREKTSGLRPSGTAGQMASIGTEVVKAAEEKVSSKPGESRFLEDAPCPRAASPDKVCNKVPSHALQKQEGRVGSPSDEDVQDPCVMSLQNLIKKSREYIEKEQSKRTSKGNSKRSTSESHSDKENDGVKTTDSVKERAKLTGRSCTAQTLDKPSLNKSNTLLHCASTHTNNTSMSTLSSFSKVDIPMRVGTPPLVDSDSDEELKKNSVFERDSSIVRSLTGSYAKLPSPEPSMSPKMHRRRPRPLSMGHIIINNPVNAYELSPKGKGRTMDLIMQDIADKNNVSESVPKFMVDFAAVCPGRVPGVSRNALGPCDGLGAGKAKRHSFGLFESRGAVAAMLEGQVVMDTRGPYKVESSPSLAPSKVKEPFAISQSAVTQKILAVNEMKAAALAETTKCNSPVELNKSYDVENPSPLLLQSKNVRQQLDNTPNVSSANEQFPENYEKVKRRLDLDADNCQKENSSCVLRVGMEEQEKQWLQEQKYPVGSVYITKNAVLENMTKESILKANELTFEEVKKRLEEQHAQQLSILIAEQEREQEELKELEEKKRNSKGEKVTTTEIEISKVNINSRMELEWRKKSEGGLLESVQSQLETVHNTNSTSIGFAHTTPNTFSSTSEASFYLWGPSGSGVIKTSVCRPSNRIKTRWIPVFNPEIQMKFDKITAVAKGFLTRRLLQTEKLKHLKQTVKDTLEFLKNFQSEAPLRRGTVSAQDASLHERVMAQLRAALYDIHDIFFTMGASERMNILRHDREVRKEKMLRQMDKVKSPRERMTLSTATQKSLDRKKFMKASEMGMPSKKIIIKQKTPQNRILQPNQGQNAPVHRLLCRQGTSKATVNGVEQNRRKAAGSRVPNKAVSGAYAGRTQRKKPNVVII; translated from the exons ATGAAGATGGAGGACTATGAAATATTCTGTAGGAAGCATCTTTCCAGAATCCAAGAAGAGGCAATAAAAGGAAAACCTTCTTTGACTGTTCAGAACAAAAATGTCTCCCTCATTCAATTCTATGGAGTTCCTGTGCTTTCCCCTCTG CTCAGccttgaagagaaaaagaaaatacagcagtaTAAGGAGAAAGCACTGGAGCTAGAGAGCAGGAAACGGGAGTCCCGGAAAAAAGCTTTACTGAGTCGTGTTCAGGAGATTGTAGAAAATGTCCAG ataaaGAAAGGATATAGCATGAGTGGTGTGAACACATCAAAGGCTGAGAGTTCTTGCCCTGGTTTGGATTCAAAGGCTTTGGCTGACTTCACAGCTCCATCAGATATCATCAGTTCAGCATGTGCTCCTGAAAGGCAGTGTTCCATGATCCGGGAAAAGACATCAGGACTTAGACCATCAGGTACTGCAGGGCAAATGGCATCAATTGGGACAGAAGTAGttaaagcagcagaagaaaaagtttcttcaAAGCCAGGTGAGAGTCGCTTCTTGGAAGATGCGCCGTGTCCGAGGGCTGCATCTCCTGACAAGGTGTGTAACAAGGTCCCATCTCATGCTCTGCAGAAGCAGGAGGGACGAGTGGGGTCACCATCAGATGAGGATGTCCAAGATCCATGTGTAATGAGTCTTCAGAACCTGATAAAGAAGTCTAGGGAGTACATAGAGAAAGAGCAGAGCAAGCGTACCTCCAAAGGCAATTCAAAGAGGAGTACGAGTGAAAGCCATTCAGATAAAGAAAATGATGGTGTTAAAACAACTGACTCTGTCAAAGAGAGGGCAAAGCTTACAGGCAGAAGTTGCACTGCCCAGACACTTGATAAACCCAGTCTTAATAAATCAAATACCCTTCTCCACTGTGCCTCTACTCATACAAATAACACAAGTATGTCCACTTTATCCAGTTTCTCTAAAGTAGACATACCTATGAGAGTTGGAACACCCCCTTTGGTGGATTCAGATTCAGATGAGGAATTGAAAAAGAATTCTGTGTTTGAGCGTGACAGTAGCATTGTCAGGAGCCTCACAGGCTCTTATGCCAAATTGCCAAGCCCAGAGCCAAGCATGAGCCCTAAGATGCACCGACGGCGCCCCAGACCTTTATCCATGGGACACATCATTATAAACAACCCTGTGAATGCTTATGAGCTAAGTCCTAAAGGTAAGGGTAGAACAATGGATTTAATCATGCAAGATATTGCAGATAAAAACAATGTGTCTGAATCGGTGCCAAAGTTCATGGTGGACTTTGCtgcagtgtgccctggcagggttCCAGGTGTCAGCAGGAATGCTTTAGGGCCCTGTGacgggctgggggctggcaaAGCAAAGCGCCATTCCTTCGGGCTCTttgagagcagaggagcagtggcGGCTATGCTGGAAGGACAGGTGGTGATGGACACCAGAGGGCCATACAAAGTAGAGAGCAGTCCTAGCTTGGCACCTTCAAAAGTGAAGGAGCCCTTTGCCATCAGTCAGTCTGCAGTGACACAGAAGATCCTGGCTGTGAATGAaatgaaagcagctgctttggcaGAAACCACGAAATGTAATTCTCCAGTGGAACTCAATAAATCTTACGACGTGGAAAATCCATCTCCACTACTGCTGCAGAGCAAGAATGTGCGACAGCAGCTGGATAATACTCCAAATGTTTCCTCAGCAAATGAGCAGTTCCCAGAAAATTATGAAAAGGTAAAACGTAGACTTGATTTGGATGCTGACAACtgccaaaaagaaaacagttccTGTGTTCTCAGAGTTGGAATGGAAGAACAAGAGAAGCAGTGGTTGCAAGAACAGAAATATCCCGTGGGATCAGTTTACATCACCAAGAATGCAGTCCTTGAAAATATGACAAAAG aaagtattttaaaagctaaCGAGCTGACCTTTGAAGAAGTGAAAAAGAGACTTGAAGAACAGCATGCACAACAACTGTCAATTCTGATAGCTGAACAAGAGAGAGAACAGGAGGAATTGAAG GAactggaagagaagaagagaaattcaAAAGGAGAGAAGGTTACTacaacagaaatagaaatttcCAAAGTGAATATTAACAGCAGGATGGAGTTggagtggaggaaaaaaagtgaaggtGGCTTGCTGGAAAGTGTGCAGTCTCAGCTGGAGACAGTCCATAACACAAACTCCACCAGCATTG gtTTTGCTCATACAACACCCAACACCTTTTCTTCAACAAGTGAAGCTTCATTCTATCTCTGGGGACCCTCAGGTAGTGGAGTTATAAAGACCTCAGTGTGCAGGCCAAGTAATAGGATCAAAACTAGGTGGATTCCG gttttcaaTCCAGAGATACAGATGAAGTTTGACAAGATCACAGCAGTGGCAAAGGGATTTCTCACTCGTAGACTCCTGCagacagaaaagctgaaacatCTTAAGCAAACTGTAAAA GATACTCTGGAGTTCCTAAAAAATTTTCAGTCTGAAGCCCCATTGAGAAGAGGAACTGTGTCAGCACAAGATGCATCCCTTCACGAAAGAGTAATGGCTCAG CTGCGGGCTGCTCTGTATGACATCCATGACATCTTTTTCACCATGGGCGCGTCGGAGAGAATGAACATCCTGCGGCACGATCGCGAAGTCCGGAAAGAGAAGATGCTCAGGCAAATG GATAAAGTAAAGAGCCCAAGAGAGCGAATGACACTTTCAACAGCCACACAGAAATCTCTGGACAGGAAAAAGTTCATGAA GGCTTCAGAAATGGGAATGccaagtaaaaaaataatcataaaacaaaaaactcctCAAAATCG CATACTTCAACCAAACCAAGGACAGAATGCTCCAGTTCACAGACTGCTTTGCAGACAAGG aACCTCTAAGGCCACAGTGAATGGGGTTGAGCAAAATAGAAggaaggctgcagggagcagagtgcCTAACAAGGCTGTTTCAG GAGCATATGCAGGAAGAACCCAAAGAAAGAAGCCAAATGTTGTGATAATTTAA